A window of Aurantibacillus circumpalustris genomic DNA:
CAAAAATATAAGAACCTCGTAGTGCTTCTCTTAACACGGTGTTGACGTTGTTTATGGCAGTATAAACGCTTTTCCCCATGTAATGGGTTTTATCGTTATCACGCAACTCCATCGCTTCATGTTTACCGGTCGACGCGCCCGAAGGCACCGCGGCACGGCCTAAAACCCCGCTATCGGTTACTACATCTACTTCAATGGTTGGATTTCCACGTGAATCCAATATCTGGCGGGCACTAATATTGTTTATAAATGACATACGAATTTGATTAGGCATTGAAATTAATAATTTTTTGGGAGATAGGGTTTTAAAAGTTAATGGAATTTTTACCTCTTTTAGACCGAAATGTTCCCAGATTGCATTAAAACTAGGCTTTTTGAAAAATCTTTTAAGATTAATACTCCGTCTAAAGCAGCGTTTTCAATATTTTATTGTCTTGTAAGTGATGATTGCAATAGCAATATTACTTTTCACTAGAAATCAAGGCGGACTAACTGGTGAAAAAACGCGCATTTTATTTTTTAAACTAACTTAGATTAAAGAAAAAAATTAACAAAAACAGATCTGATAAATTTTGAACGCATACTAGAGCAATGTAAAAAAAACGACAGGCAAGCTCAATTTCAGCTATATAATCATTTAGCTCCAGCTTTGCTTGGCCTAACTGTAAGGTATATGCAGGATAAGGATGAAGCTGAAGATGTAATGCAAGACTCTTTTGTTAAGATTTTTTTAAACTTAAAATCATTTAAAAACGAAGGCAGCTTTGAAGGTTGGGCCAAACGTATTACAGTAAACACCGCATTAACAGCATTAAAGAATAAAAAAAGAATTTATTTCGAACGCAATCTTGAAATTGTTGAAACAATTGAACTAGAGCAAGACGAACAGGATTTATTGCAAATACCTGAAATATTGTCTTGCATGAAATCCCTACCAGAAGGATACCGAACAATTATTAATTTGGCTTTGATAGAAGAATTTTCTCACAAAGAAATAGCCGAAAAGCTCGGTATTACTGAAAGTACAAGTAGATCGCAACTAGCAAGAGCAAGACAAAGCTTGATGAAAATGCTAAAGGAAAAAACTTTAGTCAGTACTAAGAAAAACGCATAAATAATTTTTAATGGAAGATAACGAACATATACATAAACATCTTAAAGATTCAATGAATGAATTTTTGGTACAGCCCAAATTAAATTCTTTTGATGCAATTATTGAGAAGTTAGAAAAAAAACGCAGACGAATATTTTTAATTTTCTTTTATCCAGGAGCGCTTCTTTTTACACTTGGCACGCTTTTTTTCTTGAATGATTTTGATATTTCTAAAACATCTTTGCTAACTCAAAAAAATACAGACAATGAAATTAAAAACGGACCACTTTCAAAAAACCTAAACGCTAAATCCCTTATTAAAAATAAGCCAGAATCAAATCTTAAACCAACGCCAACTATTTCCAATAAGAAGATAGCAAAAGCTCCTACACAATCAGTATTATTAGAAAACAAAAACACTTCATCTGAAAAATCTTCTTCTATAAGTCAAAAAGATCAAGAGGTAGTGTCTGCATCTGAAGTAAATAATAAACTAATTCATGAGGTAGCAAAAGAAACTTCTCAAGAGAATTTGTCTCAGGTTATTTTAGATGAAAAGACTTTTGTTGAAGCAGATAAGCTACAAGCCATGAGTGCTTATTTGCCTGCAATTGAGCGCCCATTAATTATTCAAGATAAACTAGTAGAAGATAATTTTGTAGTAACCAATAACGACACTCTAAAGAAAAAGAAACACTTGAAAATATTGATTGGGCTGGCATTTAATCCGCAATTAGGAACTTATCATTTTCAAACGAATAAGAACAGTGCGATTGGAGAGTTATACTCAGAAGCTTATCTTAATAATAAAAAGAAACAAAATTCTTTTAAGTTTAATTATGCTTGGGGTTTAAAAGCTGGTGTTCTTATTAAAGATAAATGGGAAATACTGCTAGGTTTCGGACTTCAAAGATATAATCAAGAAGAAAAAATTGAACCACTTCTTCCTACTGGTCCTGTGCCAACTGTTTCAGGACCGAAGCAGTTTGATTCTTTTAATTTATACTCTGCTGCCGCCGTAAAGACAGGTGAGACCTATTTAAATAAATACAACTATTTAGATTTTTCTTTAGAGGCCAGTAAAATTTTTGACTACAAATCCATACTTAAAATAAAATTGGGAACGGGTTTTCATTTGCAACACCTCGCTTTTCGTAAATCATCGTCAATGATTATCATCGATTCGCCTTCTCAATTTTATTATACCAACGGTTTTAATTCTTCAATCAATAACTGGCAATATACCATAAACCTGAAGGCCGGTGTTATTGAAGATCTCACTAAAAAAATTCAGGTACAACTTTGTCCTAATTTTTTCTACTCCCCTAGTTCAATGTTTAATGATGAGTATGCCATTAAACAAAAAAGTTATGGGTTTGGATTAGAAGCTTCACTTCTTTTTAAGATCAGGTAAAACGGGCTCCTGTATTTTTGCGTCTTCAGCATTTCTTAAGCCCTTATAACTCATGAGTTTTACTTTAATTGTACCAACAGTAATGGGGGTTTCAATATAAATGGGAATTTTGTTTTTATCGTTGCTTACCCACACGGTCATGCCTTCTCCTTTTTTAAAAATCGAACCTTCTACCAACAGCGGACTAAATTTAATGCAATTGTATACACCTAGTTCTTTAGAGGTGAATTGTTCTTTACCCAAGTACCTCACATAAATAGCGTAAACAACTCCGTCTAATAAAAGTGAAATACTAATTGTGTCATTTGCTTTACAATGCGAGTAATCAATATTTCTTGCATAATAAATAGCTGTTAGCACATCTATAGTACAAGCATTTGTTTTAACGGTATCTATTTTAACTGGTTTTTTGCCGTGATTAATAAAGGTATAAGCCTTCTTATGGGCATTATCAAAAATGTAAGTATGCTTGTCTTTTTTTGAACCTTCCGAAATATCTGCATGAAATTTTATTGGACGAAAAGATTCTGAATCAACCTGCGCTTCAAACACATCTCTGACTTTATAAAACCAATCATATTTTGGGTAGGTACTGCCGCTTCCCGTAAAAGAATAAACGTGTTTATCATTTATTTTAGAAGAACTAACCTTAAAGGACGCGTAGGCAGATTCAAGCCAAATCAAGCCCCAATTATAAATAACTTTATAGTGTAATTCTTCACCTGAAGCAAACGCATTGTTTTTTGTAACACAAGAAGTTTGAGAATGCAGGGCGGGCCTGGCTAAAATAAAAAAAGAAAGAAGAAGTATAACTTTGTGCTTCATTAAGGTTTTCAGAGCTTTACCTCACAGTTACTATGCACTGTAAAACGAAATAAGATCAGATTTTAGTTTTATTGGATTTGTATAATAAATTGTTTTGTGTCCTGATCTTACAATTCTGCCATAAGTGTTTTTCGGACCCATTTTTTTTAATTCAATCATTTTAGCAAAGTAACACGTCTCTTTTTTAAATGCTGATTTCCATATCGAAAACAAGGCAACGTCACCCGAAGGCAAGTTAATTTCAAAGCTCTCTAGCATCTAATTTGTTTGACAGTATACGAAGATATAAAATAATTAGCAGTGTAAAAAACACAGGTTTTGAGGATTACTAAACCCTTACCATTCTCTCAAAGCTCATTAACCACTCACCTTTAATCCATTTTAATAGTCTTCTGCGTGAAAACTGCTTCGCCAAAATTTAGTTGAATAAAATAAATTCCTTCTTTAAGATGGCTTACGGAAAGTATGCTATTGCCTTTTTGAAAATCTTGCGAAAGAATAAGTCTTCCTAATTGATCGTAAAGCTTTATCACCGCAGCTTGTTGCAATTCTAAATGAAGATTTTCATTAAGAGGATTAGGATAAATACGAAAGTTTGAATTTGAATTTTCATTAATACCAGTACAATTAGAATAAATAACACTAACGGTTTTTGAATTGTTGCAGCCTGTTAAAGTATTCGTACCAGCAACTGAAAAAACACTGCTGGCGTTTATTGAAACTGAAATAGTAGGTGTAAGTTGTGTGGTACTCCAACTATAAGTGGAAGCGCCGGAAACAGTAAGGGTGGCAGATTGACCCGGACAAACCGTTGCTGGTTGTGCGGTAACAACAAGTGAAGGGTTAGCATTAACAGTAAGCACAAAACCTGCTCGCGTACCATCTGCTGTGCAAGTTGCCGCCGCCGCATAATACGTATAGGTGCCAGCACTTAAGGTGGGTGTAACCAGCACAGGGCCTGAACCAATGGAACTGCTTGCTGTGTTAGACGCATACCAGGTAATAGCCGAAGTACTCATGGCTGTAATGCTCGTATTCTGACCACTACAAATGTTTTTGTTTTGCTCACAAGTATTGCCATAGGGAACATCAAGACAAGTAGAGAGTTTACAAACAAATACATCGTAAGCACCGTTAGACGTGAGATTATAAACCGATGGCCCGGGATCAAAATCGGCTGTTACTGAAAAACCGCCTGTAAAATAAAGAGACCCGGAATTATCTAGCCAAAGATCACGCGCAAATTCATCTGAAGAACCAGCAAATTGTTTAGCATTTATAAAATTACCAGCATCATCCAACTCTAGTAAAAAAATGTCTGCACCACCAACTGATGTGAGGCTATAAGTGGCTGGTCCGGGATCAAAATCGACGCTTAAACGAAACAACCCCATGGCAAATAACTTGTTGTTTTTATCGATGCAAATTCCAGATACACCATCGCCATCTGCTCCACCCACCTGTTTGCCCCATAAAAAATTACCTCCGGCATCCAGTTTAATAAAATAATCGTCTCGCATCCCCAACGAATTGAGTGTATATGTGCCAACACCTGGATCAACATCTAATGTACCTGAAAAGACGCTTCCTACATAAACATTGTTGAGCGTATCTAAAGCAACGTTATTAGCAAAAGAAGCATTTGGTGAGGGATTGCCATAAGATACCGCCCAAAGAAAATTGCCCGAAGGAGTTAGTTTTAATACGTAAGCGTCACCAGGGTCACCGAAGCCAGAGGAAATAGCAGTAAGCGAAAAATTCCCGGGTCCGGGATCAAAATCAACAGTAGAGTTAAAATTACCAGTTAATACAATATTATTTGCGCTATCAAATTCTATATCTGCAACAACATCCGTTAAAGAGCCACCGTAACGTAATGCCCACAATAAAAGCCCATTATTTGAAAATTTACACACAAAAACATCGGTTCCACCATTCGAAGTCAGTGGAAAATTCCCAGCACCCGGATCAAAATCAACAGTGCCAGTAAAACCCCCGCAGACAATAAAATTTCCCGCGGCATCGTATTTTATAATGGGGTTACTAACATATAGGCCTGTAGTATATAAAAAACCGGAAATGAAATTTCCTGAGGGATCTAGTTTATTGTATATGGTTTGTGTTATCCCGCTGGTTCCGACCGTATACTGCCCGCTACCCGGATCAAGATCAGCTGTTCCAGTTATTATTCCTGCCATCCAAATATTTTGTTGAGGATCAAGACAAAGCGAAGTCATTTGACCACCACCACTTAATTCCAGGTTCAATTGTACCGCCCAAAGAAAATTTCCTGCAGGATCAAATTTCAAAACATAAAGATCTTGTCCCGCCGCAGTAAGAGTATATACAGAGGGTCCGGGATCAAAATCCACTGTTCCTGAAAAAGTTCCTGCTGTGTACAAATTTCCACATTGGTCGGTTACAATAGGCCAACCCTGATCAGTGTATGGCCCACCAAATGAAAGTGCTTTGTTTAAGACGAGTGGCTGGGAAAAACCAGAAATTGAAATAAGAAGGACTATTAAAGTAAATAGCTTTTTCATGATTAACGGTTATGGGTTGTATATCGAAGATAATAAAAAAAACAAGAACCCTTTTAAATAAGCTCATGTTCTTTCCAGATTTCCCTAACCTTCCGCTCTTTTCCCAAATACGAATGCACCACATCAATCGCATTATCAATTACATCACTTAAAGCTACAATGTACAATGTATAACTCTGGCAGAGCCAAAGTTAAAAGTGTATAAAAATTTTCAAGTTGTGTGTTTAAATTTGACTGGATAAATTGCATGTTCTGTAGCAACTAGTTTTATTGATATCTAGAGAGAGCTAAATTTCAATTTTCACTTTTCGTTTTGAAGATTCTACTTAATTAATTTTGACAAATCAGTCGATAAAAATAAAATTAGCATTATACTATAATTTGTAGCAAAGTTCTACTATTAACTGTGATATCTTTGAGAATCAGTAAATGCAACTGTTTCCTTACAAATGATAAAAGATGACTTCATAAAACTAACTATTCCGCAACGTATGGAAGAGTTGTGGGCTGAAGGCGAGTTTATTTCTCAAAAGGTTTATTACGATAATGATATCAGTTTGTTTTTAATGGAAAATTTTTTAGTCGAAGTTTTTTTTAATAGAATATACAATGAAATTGTGGGAGTTGAAGTGCAAGAGAATAATCAGATTTTATTTGAATACGTAAAAGATCTTGAGCTAAGTGAATTGTTGAAATAGTTAACAACTATTCGCGGTGGATAAAAGTAAATGTTAATTATTTTAATATTAAATTAATTGTATTTAACTTCGGTCTACGTTCAAAGAACAAAAAATAATTTGGGCCCGTAAGCTCTCATAAAAGCCTGAGCAAATAAGTTCGCTTATTTACTTAGGCTTTTTTCGTTTACAGCACTTAACTTGATTTAACTGGCACTAAGCTGTTTTTTTATTAAGTAGCATTTAAAAAGAAATTAATTTATTTAAATTTAGAACGCACAAATAAGCTAGTCGTCCCGCGTATGAACAAATCTATATTCTTGAGAAATGTTTTTTTATTGCTTTCGTTGATTTGGTTTAAGCCTCTTTTTTCGCAACAAAATGAGGATCTTTCAGATTTTGAAGTAGAAAAGCCACATCATAAAAGCAAATTTCTTACAGGATTATACGTAGGGTCTTATTTTGCAAATAAATATTCAGCAAGCACCTATAGCGGTTATGGATTTGATATTTATGGTGATCGTAATTCTTTTAGAAATAGTTTTATGTATCAAAAAATTAAAAATGAATACGGTGGGGGTTACGGACAACAGGATTATATTGCTGCTGCGGTAGGTGTTGATCCGGGTAGATGGGAATTTAATGAAAGCGATATGCCCTATAATATGCATTACACTCCGGCCATTTTAGTGGGTGTTAATTTTAAAATTCCAATCGCCAAAAGAAGTTCTGTTCTGGTAAATGTAAATGGCACAAAACTGAGTGTTGAAGGCAATTTTACAATTTCTACCGATAAACCTGGTAATACAAATCCTGCATTAAATAAGAATATCCAAACCTTTGTCATTCGGGGTGGAGAACAACGTTTGCAATTTCAATTGGGCTTTCAGCAATTGTTTGGCGAAGATGAAAAATTTAATTTTTTAGTGGAAGGTGGACTTGTAGGAACACTCACAAAGTTTGATAAGAATACCATTTATATTAATACTCTCACAATCGATCTTACTTATTATGTAAATCAAACACTCTATCCTTCAACGCTACCAACACGTCCTGTTGGATTTGCTGTGGGAGCTTTTGCTGGTGCTGGAATAAACTTAGACGCAAGTGATAAATTTAATGTACAATTGCTGTACACACCATCTTTCGAAAAAATAAATATTGGTGTAAGTCCAAAACATAAATTTCAACACGCAATTGCTCTGCGTGTTTATTATAAGTTTTAAGTTATAGTACCAATAACGTTTTTTTAATTGCTTTTTGAAGAATAGGATCAACGTTTACTTCCTGTGAATAGTGACCCCAGTTTTTTATAATGGCAGCAATTTGGTCTAGAATCTTCTCGGCTTTTTTTATGTTCATTTGTTGTGCTACTTCTAATAAATCCTGTCGCGTAATATTTTTACGTTTGCCATTAATGCTAAGCGAATGCTGACTGACCCAGGTGCTGTTTGGTCGGTATGCATGACAGATATCAAATGCCGGAGACATACTCCAGCTTCCATCTTGTTGCATTAAAAATGCAAAGTTTTTAGTATGGTCGTCGCAATTGCGCGACATCACATTAAATGCCATTCGGCGATAAAGTTGTTCAGCCTGAGGGTAGGGCAGAGCCAAACTTCGCATGGTTTCGAAAAGCTGTTCGTAGCTATAAAGGTTTACATCATTAAAATCATAATGCTGTAGAGCGCAAAAACTTTGTAAATGAATTTTATTATTTTCATTTGCTCTATCAAATCGTCGCGTCATAAAATGTGCCCGACCATTTTCTTCAAACAAACGGCATTCAGTCATTTCAATACCAGCATCAATTGCCATAAGGTAGTAGGCCATTTCTACACGACCGTAACCGCTTGAGGCACCAAATTGAGTATCGTTTACGCCGTCAAATTTTATGATCCAATGTGAAAATCCTTTTGGCGCGTTTGCTTGTCCACTTCTGACTTCACCGGTTGCAGTGTTGTATGCAATTAGTGCTTTAGCCCTTGCACCACCTGCCGACGTCCCAATTTTTAAAACATCCAAAAGTGCTTTTTCTTCTTCGGGTTTTAATTTTTTGTTAAAGTCTTTTTTGTCAGAAAGAATAGCTTCAGCAACTTCAATTAAATTGCTAATCTCTATTTTGGAAACGGTATTATTTGATTTTGGTATCACTGGCTCAAATTCTAAAGCGCCCATGCCTCGTGTGCCAATAAAACAAAGCATCTCAACTGGGTTTAAACTGTTTGAAGCTCTTCCTTCCCGCGTTAGCCAGGCATTAATAAGTGCGTTTCCGTATTTGTCGGGCAAAGTATCTGCTAAAAGACCAGGCAAGCCTTTAAAGGTATTTAGATTCTTTAGCTCTGGAAAAATAAATATTTTTTTAAGGGCATTTGTTGTATACATTTTAATTGGCGCAGGATTTAATCCCGACGATAAAAAATTAGGATCGTATTCAAAGGATCCTAGCTCAGTTTCAGTGTTCCAGGCAATTGCTCCAATGCGTTTATCCCAGAGTGTTACAAAGGCTGAAGTAATCATTACCAGTTAGATTTAGGTTTTTTAGGCTGCGGTTTTGTTTTAGAAGCACGTTTGCGTTTTGCCATCTCTGCTTCTGCGAGTATAAGAGGACTAATTTGTTGATTAATTTGAAAAGAATTTAAGACGGATAATAAATTTAAAGCACGCAAAAGTTGAATAAAGGTGATGAGGTTGGCGTGTTTCCCTTTTTCGAATTCAATAAGTGTAGAACGGTTAATACCGGCTTCAAGGGCTAATTGACTTTGCGATTTGTTTTGTTCTAGGCGATGGTGTTTAATATAGGCACTAAGTGTTTTAAGAATGGCACTATCGCTTTGTGAATGGCTATATATGTTGGTTATTTCTGACATTATACCCTAAAATTACGAATAATGTTGGTTATTTACAACAAAATTGCATTTTTTTTCGAGGTTGCAAAATGTTTCGCTCACGGTTTTTAATCGCGGTCCTTTTTTGCAAGAATTTCTATTCGTTTTATTTTGAGCAGAAAACTTCCAAAATATAGTCTGATAAGCAAAGCTCTCTGTATTTGTAGGTTTGCAGGATTTAAAATTAGTCCGAGCATAAAAAAACACCTCGATATGAATACCGAGGTGTTTTGTTCTTTTACCCAAAAAAAACGAGAATTATGAAAATTCCTAACATAAAGTTAACTAAAAATATTTCTAAAAGCAAATAAAAAAATTTAATTAAAAAGAATCTGAATAATCCAGAATGAGGCATGAGTTAGGGTTGAAGCAATAAAAAAGGAATGAGATTTTAAATCAGAACTTACACCAAAAGGGAAGCCCCGAAAGCGGGTAGCTAATCGGGGCTTCAATCTTCCTTTTACCCAAAAAAAAGGAAAACTTATGATGTAAAATTAAATATTCTTTATTCTAAATCCAAATATTTTTCGAGTTTTTTTTGAAAAAAAATAAATTTTATGATTTTTTTAATTCTTTCTGAAAAAAATCACAGACAGTAAATGTTATGCAATGTTAGTCAAATTCGTATGATTCATTATTCATAGGTGTTTCAAGGTTAATGATTGCTTTTTTACCCTTATTTAGAAACTGTCTTATCAAGTCATCCGCATCAGGATAATACCTGACATTTTTTATAAATCCTTTAAATTCTTCCGGATTGGAAATTTGTTCGAAGCTATCGTAATACCCATAACCTTTGTAATGCGCGTTTTCAACTAAAACTACCGAATGTTCTGTCGCAGTTCTTCCTTTATCGAGAATGACAAAATTTTTCAATTTAAAAAGATACTCATCGAGAAGGATTTGAGCACGTGTATTGTAAATTTCAACCTCCTCAAAATCAGCGCAAATGCCCTTACACTTTTTTATTTGATGGTTAAAACAAATCGACTCTTCAGAAGTTAAGCCACAGTGCTTGAGGCAGAGTTCATATTTATCAAGTAAAATTTCCAAACGATCGCGAGCACTTCCATAACTGGTAAACGTAAGAAGCGGACTCTCACTTTCCTCAAAAGGCACTATTTTAAAATTGAGTATTCCTTTTTTATCAGTAAAATAATCAATGCAGTGCGTAAACTCTTCCGATTTACGCATCCGGTTATACCTTGGTTTGTGTTTTTTTATTTCTTCAGATTCCAACAACAAAGCAATTAACTCGCTTCCAGTAGCAACATAATCTACATTGTATAAATCATTAAGCATTTTTTTACCCTTTTGCGTGTCTGTATTAAAATGAGATTGTGCTCGAGAGTATATGTTGGTGCTTTTTCCAACATAAATGATTTCACCCGTTTTATTAAAAAAGTAATACACGCCGCATTCTTCTGGAAGCTTATTCAAAATATACTGTTTGATTTTATCGATACGCCGAACCATTATTTCTTCCACACCCATATTTTTGTATTGTGGGTGTTGACCTTTTAACTGAATAAGCAAATCGAATAAAATAGCCGTAGCTTCTGCATCGCCTTGAGCACGGTGTCTGCCAAATATTTCAATTCCTAAAGAAGCACATAAATGACCAAGACTGTATGAGATCCTTCCAGGCATCAGTTTTCTGCTTAAACGAACAGTACATAAAGTCTCCCTTTTGTATTTATAACCTAAAGAATTAAATTCTTCTTTTATAAAACCGTAATCAAAACCGACATTATGCGCCACAAAAATGCAGCCTTCCGTCATTTCCAAAATTTTAGGAGCAATCTCATGAAAGCGAGGTGCGTCTGCTACCATGTCGTTTGTGATGCCTGTAAGGCCTGTAAAATAGCTGCTAATGTTGCATTCTGGATTTATGAGTGTGGTAAATCGTTCAATAACGCTTAGGCCATCGTGTTTTAAAATACAAATCTCAGTA
This region includes:
- a CDS encoding type II toxin-antitoxin system HipA family toxin, with amino-acid sequence MITSAFVTLWDKRIGAIAWNTETELGSFEYDPNFLSSGLNPAPIKMYTTNALKKIFIFPELKNLNTFKGLPGLLADTLPDKYGNALINAWLTREGRASNSLNPVEMLCFIGTRGMGALEFEPVIPKSNNTVSKIEISNLIEVAEAILSDKKDFNKKLKPEEEKALLDVLKIGTSAGGARAKALIAYNTATGEVRSGQANAPKGFSHWIIKFDGVNDTQFGASSGYGRVEMAYYLMAIDAGIEMTECRLFEENGRAHFMTRRFDRANENNKIHLQSFCALQHYDFNDVNLYSYEQLFETMRSLALPYPQAEQLYRRMAFNVMSRNCDDHTKNFAFLMQQDGSWSMSPAFDICHAYRPNSTWVSQHSLSINGKRKNITRQDLLEVAQQMNIKKAEKILDQIAAIIKNWGHYSQEVNVDPILQKAIKKTLLVL
- a CDS encoding T9SS type A sorting domain-containing protein; its protein translation is MKKLFTLIVLLISISGFSQPLVLNKALSFGGPYTDQGWPIVTDQCGNLYTAGTFSGTVDFDPGPSVYTLTAAGQDLYVLKFDPAGNFLWAVQLNLELSGGGQMTSLCLDPQQNIWMAGIITGTADLDPGSGQYTVGTSGITQTIYNKLDPSGNFISGFLYTTGLYVSNPIIKYDAAGNFIVCGGFTGTVDFDPGAGNFPLTSNGGTDVFVCKFSNNGLLLWALRYGGSLTDVVADIEFDSANNIVLTGNFNSTVDFDPGPGNFSLTAISSGFGDPGDAYVLKLTPSGNFLWAVSYGNPSPNASFANNVALDTLNNVYVGSVFSGTLDVDPGVGTYTLNSLGMRDDYFIKLDAGGNFLWGKQVGGADGDGVSGICIDKNNKLFAMGLFRLSVDFDPGPATYSLTSVGGADIFLLELDDAGNFINAKQFAGSSDEFARDLWLDNSGSLYFTGGFSVTADFDPGPSVYNLTSNGAYDVFVCKLSTCLDVPYGNTCEQNKNICSGQNTSITAMSTSAITWYASNTASSSIGSGPVLVTPTLSAGTYTYYAAAATCTADGTRAGFVLTVNANPSLVVTAQPATVCPGQSATLTVSGASTYSWSTTQLTPTISVSINASSVFSVAGTNTLTGCNNSKTVSVIYSNCTGINENSNSNFRIYPNPLNENLHLELQQAAVIKLYDQLGRLILSQDFQKGNSILSVSHLKEGIYFIQLNFGEAVFTQKTIKMD
- a CDS encoding RNA polymerase sigma factor, with product MLEQCKKNDRQAQFQLYNHLAPALLGLTVRYMQDKDEAEDVMQDSFVKIFLNLKSFKNEGSFEGWAKRITVNTALTALKNKKRIYFERNLEIVETIELEQDEQDLLQIPEILSCMKSLPEGYRTIINLALIEEFSHKEIAEKLGITESTSRSQLARARQSLMKMLKEKTLVSTKKNA
- a CDS encoding DUF3108 domain-containing protein is translated as MKHKVILLLSFFILARPALHSQTSCVTKNNAFASGEELHYKVIYNWGLIWLESAYASFKVSSSKINDKHVYSFTGSGSTYPKYDWFYKVRDVFEAQVDSESFRPIKFHADISEGSKKDKHTYIFDNAHKKAYTFINHGKKPVKIDTVKTNACTIDVLTAIYYARNIDYSHCKANDTISISLLLDGVVYAIYVRYLGKEQFTSKELGVYNCIKFSPLLVEGSIFKKGEGMTVWVSNDKNKIPIYIETPITVGTIKVKLMSYKGLRNAEDAKIQEPVLPDLKKK
- a CDS encoding helix-turn-helix transcriptional regulator, which encodes MSEITNIYSHSQSDSAILKTLSAYIKHHRLEQNKSQSQLALEAGINRSTLIEFEKGKHANLITFIQLLRALNLLSVLNSFQINQQISPLILAEAEMAKRKRASKTKPQPKKPKSNW
- a CDS encoding exonuclease domain-containing protein, which codes for MNYMFAIIDIETCGGKFEFRKGRITEICILKHDGLSVIERFTTLINPECNISSYFTGLTGITNDMVADAPRFHEIAPKILEMTEGCIFVAHNVGFDYGFIKEEFNSLGYKYKRETLCTVRLSRKLMPGRISYSLGHLCASLGIEIFGRHRAQGDAEATAILFDLLIQLKGQHPQYKNMGVEEIMVRRIDKIKQYILNKLPEECGVYYFFNKTGEIIYVGKSTNIYSRAQSHFNTDTQKGKKMLNDLYNVDYVATGSELIALLLESEEIKKHKPRYNRMRKSEEFTHCIDYFTDKKGILNFKIVPFEESESPLLTFTSYGSARDRLEILLDKYELCLKHCGLTSEESICFNHQIKKCKGICADFEEVEIYNTRAQILLDEYLFKLKNFVILDKGRTATEHSVVLVENAHYKGYGYYDSFEQISNPEEFKGFIKNVRYYPDADDLIRQFLNKGKKAIINLETPMNNESYEFD